The genomic interval GGCGACATCGCGCGCGAGCAGAGCGCCGCGGCCGTCACGGCCGAGCACGTTCGCGCCGCCAAGCGCACCTCACGCTCGCTCGAGCAGCAGATCGTCGAGCGCGCGCTCGACAAGCAGCGCGCAAGCGACGCCGTGCGCGTCGAGGGCAGCGTGATCGGCGCGGCCGCGGCCCTGGGCTTCATGGGCGGCGGCGACGTCGGCGAGCCCGCCGGCGTGGTCGTCCCCTGCGAGGCCGCCGTCACGCCCGCGCGCGACCGCAACGCGGGCACCTTCGTCGCCAACCGCACGCTCCAGGCGGCAAGCCCCACGGCCGCCGAGAACGTCGAGGCCATCGTGAAGACGCTTCGCGGCGAAGCCGTGAAGGACCTCGACGTCCACGTGCAGGCCATCGCCACGGGCGAGGGCATCGAGGCCGAGGGCATCGGCCTTGCCGCCGCCGTCGCGGCGATCTCCGCCGTCGAGCGCGTCCCCGTCGACCAGCGCTACGCCATGGTGGGCACTCTCACCGTGACGGGGGCGCTGCGCTCCGTCGCGGGCGTCACGCAGATGATCGAGGCCGCCGCCGACGCCGGCTACGCCGGCGTGCTCGTGCCCGAGAACTCGCGCAAGGACGTGCTCCTCGACGAGGCCGACGCCCGCGTCGAGATCCTCTTTGCCGAGAGCCTCACGGACGTGCTCTTCGAGGTGCTCGACGCGCCCGAGGAGAAGCGCCGCGAGATCTGCGGGCGCCTGGCCGGAGCGATCGTCGTCAAGCGCTGACGCGCCCGGTCGCCACGAGAAGGTTGAGCCGCAGCGGCCCCCGCGCCACGCGCACGACGACGTCGGCCAGCCCCGCGGCGCGCATGGCCCCGCCAAGATCGTGGACCGACAGGAAGCCCACGTGCGAGGGCTCGAAGGCGCGCGCAAGGCCGTTCACGACGCGGTTTCCAAGCCCGTGCGAGGCGAAGTCCTCGACCACGACAAGCCCGCCGGGCGCGACGACCCGGCGCATCTCGGCCACGCCAAGGGGCCACGGGTCCCAATGGTGGAGCGAGTTCGTGGTGAACGCGAGCGCAAACGCCCCGTCGCGGAAGGGAAGGCGCGTCGCGTCGGCGGCCGCGGCGGGAAGCCCCTTGCCGCGCGCGACGGCGGCCATGGGAAGCGCAAGGTCGGCCACCACGGAAAGCGCCGCGCCCCGCTCGCGCAGAAGCCGCGCGAGCTCGCCCGTCCCGCCGCCTGCGTCGAGGCATCGCTTGCCGCGCACGTCGATGCCCTCGAGCGTGGCCTCGTGCGTGCGGCGGAAGAATCGCCGCAGCATCGGGCGGTCGTACGACGCGGCGACGCGGGAGAACTGGTCGACGTTTGCGTGCGCGTGTTTTAGGGTCATAAAACTTTTAGGGTCATAAAAATCAGGCGATCCTCGATCCAAGCGTGGCCTCCGCGTCCGGCTGGAGGAGCACGACGCGCCCGTCTTGCTCCACCGCCCCGAGCACGAGGACCTCGCTCTCGACGCCCGCCACGTTGCGGGGCGGGAAGTTGACGACGGCGACGACCTGCCGGCCGACGAGCTCTTCCGGCTTGTACCACGGGCGCACGGCGGCGCTGCTCGTCTTCACGCCAAGCGGGCCAAAGTCGATGCGCAGCGCATAGCTGGGCTTTCGCGCCTTCTCGCTGACGCGCGCTTCGAGGACGCGGCCCACTCGAATGTCGATCTTCTGGAAGTCGGCGACTTCGATCGGCATCGCGCGGGCACGGACGTTCGTCGTCAAGAACGTTGGGTCGGACGTCCGGGAGCGTTTCCCGTTTGCGGCGGCGCGTGCGCGGGCACCGGCGTGCCGCCGCCGCGCGCGTCCGCCGCGGCTTTGTCCCTCGGTGCGCGGTCAGACCTCGGTGCCCACCACCGGACCGTTTCGGCTGGCGCCGACGCACAGGGATGCCGTCTCGCAATCCACTCGCTGGAAGCCCGCGGCAAGGCACAGGATCGCGTCTCCGCACCGCGCGGTCCGATCGGAACTCACCGCGATGCAGACGATGGCCACACCGTCGCACGCGGCGTCGCCGCCGCGCGCGATGGCAAGGCCCAATCCCGAACCAAAGCAGGGACGCGATGTGGCGGATCCTTGGCCCGAAACGGCGATCTCTCCTTGCGCCGCAGACCCCGTGCGCACGTCCGTTAGGACCCCGCCGCCCACGCAGGGAACCTGCGCGTCGACGTCGACGCCTCCGAAATCGTCGACGTCTCGGATTCGGTAGGAGCCTCCGACCGGGTCCCAACCGGCGATCGGGAAGCCGGCGCCCCCGGCCTCTGCGTCAATCGACCTGCCGTAGGTCGTGATCCGCCCCACCGGCGTCGTGCGGAGGTTTCCGTCGGGGAGAGGCTCGACGACGATGAACGGGTCGCTCCACCAACCGAGGCACGCGCCAGCCGCGCATGCGGCGGGACCCGTGGCGTGGAGGGGATCCGGAACGAGGAGCGGCTCCATGGGGGACGAGCGCACCGGAGCGGGACGATCGTCGCGGAACCTGAGCTCGAGGACGCTTCCGGCACCGGGGGCAAGGACGCGGACCGCTTCCTCGATGCCGGGAATGGGGATCGGTGCCACGACGTCTCCAAACGACGGGCGGGCTTCGTCGTGGGGCCCGCCCAGCCGCGACCAGGCGTAGCCGACGTACCGCCGGTCAGCCGGTCCCTCTCGTTCGGACACGAACCAGCGCAGCTCGCGGATGGTGGCGCCGTCGTTGTGCCCTTGCTCGCCTTCCACGATGGGGCAGTTCGCGTTGACGATGAGCGTCCGCGGCGTTACGAACAGGCGACTACCGTATTCGAGGGCGCCCGGCGCGCCCATGAACCGGTCTTCGTTGCAGTCCCTCCAGACGCCGTAATGCGCAAAGATGCGGTAGACGGCGGCGATCGTTCCCACGCCCGGGACCGCCGTCGGAGGCACGGCCTCCTGCAGGACGTGCGCGTCGAGGTATGCGCGCCGCATCGACGTCGTCGCGCTCGTCCAAAGGCCCACTCGGTCCTCCGGCTGGTTGGGCTCGGGGTACGCGCCGTTGCCCCATCCGGCGGAGGCCACGATGGCCTGGCGGTACGGAACATACGTTTCCGCGGGGTCCCCCGAGGCCCCCGGCGCCATGCTGGCAAGCGCCATCGACACGACAATCGCGATCCGAAGCACGGCGACCCGGGATCCGGTCTTCTCCAAGCGTCACACCGACCCGCGGGCTCCCCTTCGCGAGGCTTGAATTCCTTCCGTCGCCGGCCGAATCCGTCTGCTCTCCCGTCTTAACGCTTCTCCTCGCCCGACCGAATTGAGCGCGGCTTGTCATAGAACGTTTAAGCTTGGCGCGGAGCGAAGGAAGATCGGAATGCAACGGTCCGTTCTCGCCGCGTCGGTATTCTTGGCCCTCCTGGCCGCGCTGCCGGGGATTGCGTCGGCTGCCGGAGCCGATCTCAAATGGCACGAAGCCGACGCTGCGGCCAAGGCCGCCGCCGGGCCTTTCGTCGCGCGCCCGCCCGGCCTCGCGGCGGCGGTCGCGGCCTCCAACGAGCCCTTCGCGGGGGCAAACGGGGTCGGCGCAAGCCGGGCGCAATGGCCGGTCGCCCACGAGGTCGTCCAAGTGGACGTCCGCTCCGTGCTGGCTCCGCTGCCCGACGAAGCGGCTCCCCTTCTCGACCAGGACCTTTCCGCGCTGCGGGAGCTCCCGCTCGTCGACGTGCAGTCGCCGCCGACCTTGCGGCATCTCGCGCGCCTGCTCGTGGACGATGCGCACGCGCCGGTCGCCTCCGCGCTTCCTTCCTTCGACGAGTCCGCGGGGTCGGACGCTCGTGACCTCGACGCGGCGGTCGCTGCGGACGGCGAGCGGACGGAGCATGGCTCCGTGCAGGCGCGGCCGCACGGCCACGCTCTCGCCCGCGCGCCGGAGGCCTCTGCGAACGCCTTCCCATCGACCGTCGCGGACTTCCGCGGGGACACGATCTCCTTGCTCACGGGCGCGGGCGCGCTCCTCTTGGCCGCGGTCGCGGTCTACTCGCGTCTTCGCCGCGAAGCGGTCGCGCAGCAGGAGATGCGCGCGCGGGTGCTCGAGCTCGTGGGCGAAACTCCGGCCGCGCGTGCTTCCCCGATCGCCCGCGCCTTGGGCGTCCACCCGACGACCGTTGCCTACCACCTGCGGACGCTCGAGCGCCACGGCTTCGTGGTCGCAAAGGCGACGCCCCGCGGCCGCGTCTACTTCGCGGCGGGCGCGGCCGATTCGGCGACGACGATGGACCAGGCGCAGGCCGCGGCGCTTGGCGACTCCACCGTCGAGTTTGCCCGCTTCGTCGGCGACCGGCGCGGCATCACGCAGGTGCAGGCGGCGCGCGAGCTTGGCCTTGCCCCGTCGACGGTTTGCGAGCGCGTCGGGACGCTTCGCCGGATCGGATGGATCGAATCCAGCGCCGAAGGCGGGCTTCGCGCGACGCCGCGCGGGTTGCTCGCGCTGGCCAGGATCCTTACGCCGGCAGCTCCTGCGGCCCGCGCACCTTCTCGCCGGGAATCTTTACCGGATATTCGCCCGTGAGGCATCCCAGGCAAAGGTCGCGTTTTTGGATGCCGATGGCCTCGACGAGGCCTTTCTCGGAGAGGTAGGCGAGGCTGTCGGCGCCGATCATCGCGGCGATCTCGGGGATCGACTTTGACGAGGCGACGAGCTCCTCGCGCGTGGGCATGTCGATGCCAAGGTAGCAGGGCGACTTGATGGGCGGGCTTCCGATGCGAACGTGGACCTCGCGCGCGCCGGCGTCGCGCAGCATCTGCACGATGCGGCGCATGGTCGTGCCGCGCACGATCGAGTCGTCGACGAGCACGACGCGCTTTCCCTTCACGACGCTTGGCACGGCGTTGAGCTTGAGCTTCACGCCCACCTGGCGGTGCTCCTGGCCGGGCATGATGAAGGTGCGGTGCACGTAGCGGTTCTTCATGAGGCCCTCGGCAAACGGGATGCCCGCGGCCTGGGCAAAGCCGAGCGCGTGCGTGCGTCCCGAGTCGGGCACGGCCGTGACGATGTCGGCCGAGACGGGCGCCTCCTTGGCGAGGATCTCGCCCAAGCGCATGCGCACGTCGTACACGTGGCGCCCGTCGATCACGGAGTCCGCGCGCGCGAAGTACACGTACTCGAACTGGCAGTGCGCCTTCTCCTTGGAGGCCGCGGGCGCGTGGCTCTTCACGCCGGCCGTGCCGATCTCGAGGATCTCGCCCGGGGCAAGGTCCCGGACGAACGTGGCGCCAAGGATGTCGAGCGCGACGCTCTCGGAGGCCGCGACGAAGCCGCCGCCGGGAAGCTCGCCGTAGCAGAGGGGCTTGATGCCCAGCGGGTCGCGGACGGCGTACACCGTGTCCCCGATCATGAGCGCAAGCGAGTAGGAGCCCGTCCATTCGCCCATCGTGCGGCGGATGGCGCGGACGGGGTCCTTCGTCTCGGCAAGCGCGTTGGCGAGCATGCGCACGGCGACCTCGGAGTCGGTCGTGGAGAGGAAGGCCCAACCCTTGGCCTGCAGGCTCTCGCGCAGCTCGCGCGAGTTCGCGATGTCGCCGTTGTGGCCAAGGCTGATGTCACCAAAGGCCGAAGAGACGAGGACGGGCTGCGCGTTCTCGATCACGGATCCGCCCGTCGTGCTGTAGCGCACGTGCCCGATGCCCCGGGATCCCGTGAGGCGGGCGAGCACCTCGGGCGAGAAGACGTTCTCCACAAGCCCCATGCCGCGGTGCGCGCGGGTGGCGCCCGCGTCGTGGACGACGATGCCGGCCGACTCCTGGCCGCGGTGCTGCAGCGCCATGAGCGCATAGTACAGAAGGGGCGCGGCGTGGCCGGCGGGCAGCACGACGCCCGCGACCCCGCACTTTTCCTTGCGCTCCATTTCCATGGGGCGACCTAGGAGGGAAGATCCTATTTGAGCGTTTGGGGCGAAACGAGCCCGCTTGCCAGCGGGCGCTTTTCGGAATCGAGGGCAAACGTCCCGATTTTATCCCGGCCGCTTCAATACTGCTCCCGTGAAGCCTAGCGTCGCGGCCCTGCTGCTCGCCTTGACGGCGGTCGGCCTGCTGCTGCTGCTCGAGTCCTTCCACGCGCCCACCGAGCTCGACGTGACGCGCGACCCCGCCCGCGCGGCGGTGGGCTTCGCCTACCTTGCGCTGTGCGGGACGTTCGCGGGCGCGCCTGCGCTTCTCGTCCGCCAGTTCGCGGCGCGTCGCCCCCTCCTGACGGCAGGACTCGCCTTCTGCCTGTGGTCCGTCCTTCTCATCGGCATGATCCTCGTGGGCCTGCTCTCGCGCGCCACCTTCGGCGCGGCAAGCCCCGTGGGCGGCAGCGGGGCCACCATGGGGGGCCTCGTGGTCCTTTGCTTCGCGGCGGCGGGTTTCCTCCTCTTCTCGGACCACCTCTGGGCCGGCGGCACGAGCCGCTCCCTGGGCCGGTCGATGGAGCGGGGACGCGAGGCGATGCGCGCCCGCCGACGACGCGGCTGAGCCACCCGACCGTTGTTTCAAATACGGATTGCGCAAAACATTCTTGAGCCCCCTGGCTGTCGCTCGGGTGGAGGCCTAGCCATGGGAGTCGGTCGGAAGGTCGGTGTCGCGCTCGCAGCCTTGCTTGCCGCGGGGCCCCTGGCCGCCGCAAACTTCGACGACGACCTCTACCACGAGGTCATCCTGTTCTACTGGGACACGCACGTCCTGGACGTGCTCATCGTCCCACCGGCCGCCGCCGACGTGCTTCCGCGGCTCCACGCGATCGAGAAGTCGATCGACGCCTGGGAAGACGGGATTCTCCAGTTGGGCGCGCCGTGGCTTGCCTCGAACCTCGAAATCCACCGCTACACGGTCGGCGTGGACGTGCCGACGGTCGCCGCGGTCGCGGACCCGGAGATCGTCGTCCTCTCGGCCGAATACAACCCCGTTCTTCTCCTTGGCATCGGCGTCTCGTGGGACTACCTCGCTTGCCAGGGCATCGATCCGCTTCTGCAGGCGCTCTCGGCCGCTTCGGCGGCGTCCTCGCCGCCTGCCGACGGGCCTCTTGCGGGCGCCGCCCGGGCCGCTCCGACGCTTCCGCCCGATTGGCACCAGCACCCCGGCTCGGGCTGGGCCATGAAGGTCACGACCTGCCGCGACGCGACGGAGAACATCTGTTTTGTCCTCAACACGAACTTCGCCGTCAACGAGTTCGGACAGCACCGCATGTTCGACTTGAACGCGCACGAGTTCGGGCACTGCCTTGGCATCGGCCACACGGGCGACGCGGGCGACTTCCGATCCACCACGTTCCCCTGGTACGACATCATGAGCTACAAGTTCACGCCCGACCAGGTCCACTGCGTGAGCACGCTCAACGTGCGCTCCGTCGAGGGCACCTTCGCCCGCACGCTGGGCCGGCCGCCCTCCGAGTGGAAGGTGTACCGCGACTACGTCCACATGCATCCGAACGAGTACGACCAGGTCGATTGCCTCAATCCGGACGGAAGCTCGACGCACGTGCGCCCGACCTCGGCGGGCTCAAGGCGCACGGTGAGCGAAAGCTTCGGCGGATCGTCCGTGCCGGCGGGTTGGACGCTGTCGGGCCTCTGGCGCGTCGGGAGCGACTGCGGGGGCGGGGCGGGGGGCTCGAGCGCGTTGCAGTACAACCTCGCGAGCAGCTGCCAGTACGCCACCGGCGGGCGTACGTGGGGTCGCGCCGTGGCGCCGGCGGTCAACCTTACGAACTCGACCGCGCCGACCCTCAACTTCACGACCCGCTACGTCAAGGAAAGCGCTTCGGGCGTCTACGACGTCATGCGCGTGGAGGTCCGCACGCCGAGCACGCACTGGGCAAGCCTGTGGCAGCGGGACGCGCGCAGCCTCAACGAGCCGAACCCCGTGACGGTCTCCTTGAGCCTCGCAAGCTTCCGCGGCGAGGGCACGCAGGTTCGGTTCATGTTCGACTCCATGGACGGGACGGGCAACAACTTCCTCGGCTGGGTCGTCGACAACGTCGTCGTCCAGTAGGCGCCCGGCTCGTCCGCCAGGGACCCGGCACAAACCGATACGTTTGTATCGAAGCGCAGGCCAGAGTTAGTTTTATATAGAAGCTTTCCTTTACCCGCTTCCCGGAGGTGTCACGTTGGCCGACTTTCCCGACGAGAAGCGCAAGCGCGAGGCGCGGGAGCCTCACGACCCCTTCGGCCTCGGAGGCTTTCCGTTCGCCTTTGGCGACCTCGACCGCGAGTTCGAGCGCATGCGCCACATGATGGACCGCATGCTCCGGGAGATGACCGATCAGATGGGCAAGGTCGGCCGCCTGCCCGACAAGCAGCCGTTTGTCTACGGCTTTAGCCTCCGCGTGGGCCCCGATGGGCGCCCGCAATTCCAGGAGTTTGGCGACACCAAGCTCACGAAGTTCCACACCGCCCCGGACGTGGGCGACGCCCGCGAGCCCCTGGCCGACGTGATCGAGCACGACAAGAGCGTCTCCATCACGGTCGAGATCCCGGGCGTGCCCAAGGAGGACATCCGCCTCCAAGTGACCCCCGACCGCGCCATCGTGCGCGTGGACGCGGGCCGCAAGTACTTCAAGGAAATCCATCTCCCCTGCCGCGTCGTGCCCACGACGGCCGACGCGACCTTCAACAACGGCGTCCTCGACATCACGATCGAGCGCGAGGAGCCGAAGAAGGACGAGGGGACACCCGTTCGAGTGAAGTAACGTTTCGGAGGAATGCACCATGATGGGCAACCAACCCGTGATCATCCTGAAGGAAGGCACGAAGCGCGAGCGCGGACGCGGCGCGCAGAGCAACAACATCCTGGCCGCAAAGGCCGTCGCGGAGGCCGTCCGCACGACCCTTGGCCCCAAGGGCATGGACAAGATGCTCGTGGACTCGATGGGCGACGTCGTCATCACGAACGACGGCGCGACGATCCTCAAGGAGATCGACGTCGAGCACCCCACGGCGAAGATGATCATCGAAGTGAGCAAGACGCAGGAGCAGGAGTGCGGCGACGGAACGACCTCCGCCGTCGTGCTGGCCGGCGAGCTCCTGAAGAAGGCCGAGGACCTCATCGAGGACGTCCACCCCACGCTCATCACCCAGGGCTACCGCCTGGCAAGCGACAAGGCCGTCGAGACGCTCGAGGGCCTGGCCCAGTCCGTCGACATCAAGGACACGAAGACGCTCGAGCGCATCGCCCGCACCTCGCTTGCGAGCAAGGGCAGCGCTCCTTTCGCCGAGCTTCTCGCCCAGATCGCGGTGAAGGCCGTCGCGGCCGTCTCCGACGAGAGCGGCGGAAAGTGGACGGTCGACAAGGACAACATCAAGATCGAGAAGAAGAAGGGCGGCTCCGTGTCGGACACGGAGCTCATCCAGGGCGTCGTACTCGACAAGGAGCGCGTCCACACGCGCATGCCAAAGGCCGTCGAGAGCCCGAAGATCGCCCTCGTCTCCGCGGCCCTTGAGATCAAGAAGACCGAGGTCGAGGCCAAGATCGAGATCACGGACCCCTCGCAGCTCCAGGCGTTCCTGGACGAGGAGGAGCACACGATCCGCCGCCTCGTGGACCAGGTCAAGGGAAGCGGCGCAAACGTGCTCTTCTGCCAGAAGTCGATCGACGATCTTGCGGCCCACTACCTCGCCAAGGAGGGCATCTACGCCGTGAAGAACGTGAGCGAGAAGGACATGAACAAGCTCGCGCGCGCCACCGGCGGCAAGGTCGTCACGAACCTCAAGGACCTCACCCGCGAGGACCTGGGCAAGGCCGGCACGGTCG from Candidatus Thermoplasmatota archaeon carries:
- a CDS encoding class I SAM-dependent methyltransferase; the encoded protein is MTLKHAHANVDQFSRVAASYDRPMLRRFFRRTHEATLEGIDVRGKRCLDAGGGTGELARLLRERGAALSVVADLALPMAAVARGKGLPAAAADATRLPFRDGAFALAFTTNSLHHWDPWPLGVAEMRRVVAPGGLVVVEDFASHGLGNRVVNGLARAFEPSHVGFLSVHDLGGAMRAAGLADVVVRVARGPLRLNLLVATGRVSA
- a CDS encoding tRNA-binding protein, with the translated sequence MPIEVADFQKIDIRVGRVLEARVSEKARKPSYALRIDFGPLGVKTSSAAVRPWYKPEELVGRQVVAVVNFPPRNVAGVESEVLVLGAVEQDGRVVLLQPDAEATLGSRIA
- a CDS encoding helix-turn-helix domain-containing protein; this translates as MQRSVLAASVFLALLAALPGIASAAGADLKWHEADAAAKAAAGPFVARPPGLAAAVAASNEPFAGANGVGASRAQWPVAHEVVQVDVRSVLAPLPDEAAPLLDQDLSALRELPLVDVQSPPTLRHLARLLVDDAHAPVASALPSFDESAGSDARDLDAAVAADGERTEHGSVQARPHGHALARAPEASANAFPSTVADFRGDTISLLTGAGALLLAAVAVYSRLRREAVAQQEMRARVLELVGETPAARASPIARALGVHPTTVAYHLRTLERHGFVVAKATPRGRVYFAAGAADSATTMDQAQAAALGDSTVEFARFVGDRRGITQVQAARELGLAPSTVCERVGTLRRIGWIESSAEGGLRATPRGLLALARILTPAAPAARAPSRRESLPDIRP
- the purF gene encoding amidophosphoribosyltransferase — encoded protein: MEMERKEKCGVAGVVLPAGHAAPLLYYALMALQHRGQESAGIVVHDAGATRAHRGMGLVENVFSPEVLARLTGSRGIGHVRYSTTGGSVIENAQPVLVSSAFGDISLGHNGDIANSRELRESLQAKGWAFLSTTDSEVAVRMLANALAETKDPVRAIRRTMGEWTGSYSLALMIGDTVYAVRDPLGIKPLCYGELPGGGFVAASESVALDILGATFVRDLAPGEILEIGTAGVKSHAPAASKEKAHCQFEYVYFARADSVIDGRHVYDVRMRLGEILAKEAPVSADIVTAVPDSGRTHALGFAQAAGIPFAEGLMKNRYVHRTFIMPGQEHRQVGVKLKLNAVPSVVKGKRVVLVDDSIVRGTTMRRIVQMLRDAGAREVHVRIGSPPIKSPCYLGIDMPTREELVASSKSIPEIAAMIGADSLAYLSEKGLVEAIGIQKRDLCLGCLTGEYPVKIPGEKVRGPQELPA
- the hsp20 gene encoding archaeal heat shock protein Hsp20 — its product is MADFPDEKRKREAREPHDPFGLGGFPFAFGDLDREFERMRHMMDRMLREMTDQMGKVGRLPDKQPFVYGFSLRVGPDGRPQFQEFGDTKLTKFHTAPDVGDAREPLADVIEHDKSVSITVEIPGVPKEDIRLQVTPDRAIVRVDAGRKYFKEIHLPCRVVPTTADATFNNGVLDITIEREEPKKDEGTPVRVK
- the thsB gene encoding thermosome subunit beta, with the translated sequence MMGNQPVIILKEGTKRERGRGAQSNNILAAKAVAEAVRTTLGPKGMDKMLVDSMGDVVITNDGATILKEIDVEHPTAKMIIEVSKTQEQECGDGTTSAVVLAGELLKKAEDLIEDVHPTLITQGYRLASDKAVETLEGLAQSVDIKDTKTLERIARTSLASKGSAPFAELLAQIAVKAVAAVSDESGGKWTVDKDNIKIEKKKGGSVSDTELIQGVVLDKERVHTRMPKAVESPKIALVSAALEIKKTEVEAKIEITDPSQLQAFLDEEEHTIRRLVDQVKGSGANVLFCQKSIDDLAAHYLAKEGIYAVKNVSEKDMNKLARATGGKVVTNLKDLTREDLGKAGTVEERKIGEDALTFVSGAKGAKAVTILVRGGSEHVIDEVERNLDDAIGVVATAIRYGKIVAGAGAPEIEVALALRKYAASVGGREQLAIEAFADAVEIIPRTLAENAGLDAINVLVDLRSAHEKGQKFAGIDLDSGKVVDSWKANVLEPVRVKTQAVQSATEVATMILRIDDIIAAKHFEPGKGGEAGGHGGPGGMDF